The stretch of DNA GAGTTTTGGCAATCCTTTAGCAGCAATCGAGGTGCGCTCGTTGCGTTGATATTTTTTCTGGCCTTGGTGCTGGCAGCACTTTTTGCACCGTGGTTAGCGCCACACTCACCTATCGAACAATATCGTGATGCCTTGCTCACCCCACCAGCGTGGGTACACGGTGGCTCATGGCAATATATTTTGGGTACTGATGAACTGGGCCGCGATATTTTGTCGCGCCTGATGCACGGCGCACGGCTGAGCTTAATGATTGGTGTCGTATCGGTGGTGCTGTCCCTGCTACCCGGGATTGTGCTGGGCTTACTCGCGGCCTTTTATCCCAAACTACTCGGCAATGGGATTATGCGCTTAATGGACATCATGCTCGCGCTGCCGTCTTTATTGCTGGCGGTGGCCGTAGTAGCCGTACTGGGGCCGGGGCTGATCAACACCATGCTGGCCATCGCGATTGTGTCGCTGCCTTCGTATGTGCGCTTGGCACGCGCCTCAGCGATGACCGAGTTGAATAAAGACTATGTTGTGGCCAGCAGGCTGGCTGGGGCCGGTAAATTGCGCTTGATGTTCAATACCGTGCTGCCCAACTGCATGGCGCCGCTGATTGTGCAGGGCACGCTGGGCTTTTCTTCGGCCATTCTGGATGCGGCAGCGCTGGGCTTTCTGGGCTTGGGCGCTCAACCGCCACTACCTGAATGGGGCACGATGCTGGCCTCCGCGCGTGATTACATCGACAGTGCCTGGTGGGTTGTCACCATGCCCGGCGTCACGATTTTACTGACCGTTGTGGCTCTGAATCTATTAGGTGATGGCCTACGTGACGCGCTAGACCCGAAACTGAAAAAACTGGCCTAAGGATGAGGATACAAGCATGAGTTTATTAGAGATCCGCAACCTGAATGTGAGCTTTGGCAGTACCGCCCACCCCTTCCATGCCGTGTCAGGGCTAGATTTAACGGTAAACCGCGGTGAAATTGTCGGGATTGTGGGCGAATCAGGTTCGGGTAAATCCGTCACGATGCTGGCAATGATGGGCTTGATTGATGCGCCAGGCCGCGTCACCGCCGATCAGTTGCAATTTAATGGGCAAGACCTGCTCAATATGAAGCCTGCGCAAAAACGCCAGATTATTGGTAAAGATATTGCGATGATTTTTCAGGATGCGCTGACTAGCCTTAACCCAGCGTATACCGTGGGATACCAGCTGATGGAGACCCTGCGGCTACATACCCCCCTGCGTGGTGCGGCATTGAAACGCCGAGCCCTTGAGCTACTTGAGCAAGTAGAAATCCCGGATGCCAAATCGCGGCTCGATGCTTATCCGCATCAACTATCCGGCGGGATGAGCCAGCGGGTGATGATCGCGATGGCCATTGCCTGTGAGCCCAAGCTGCTAATCGCCGATGAACCGACGACTGCACTGGATGTCACGGTGCAAGCGCAGATTATGGAATTGCTGGTAAATCTGCAAAAACAAAATGACATGGCGCTGATTTTAATCACCCATGATCTGGCCGTGGTGGCTGAAGTCGCGCAGCGTATGGTGGTCATGTACGCAGGTGAAGTCGTTGAAAGCAGCGCAACGGAAACCTTGTTCGCCTGTCCGCGCCATCCGTATACCCAAGCTTTGCTGTCATCCATTCCTGAGCACAGCAAAGGTGCGCGTCGACTGTCTACGCTAGCAGGCGTGGTGCCAGGTCAATACGACCGCCCGCAAGGCTGTTTACTCAGCCCGCGCTGCCCTTATGCCAAAGAAAGCTGCCACACGAGCAAGCCTGCACTATTACCCCTAGCAGGTACTAACGTGCGATGCTTTACCCCATTGGACGCCAACGGGATACCTACCCATGAATAATCCAAATCTAGCTACCGAGAATATTATTCTGGAAGCCAAAGCGCTCTCGCGCCACTATGCGGTGAGTAAAGGCTTTTTGAAAGGCCATGCCACAGTCAAAGCCTTGAACGATGTCTCATTCAAACTCGCGGCAGGCAAAACACTGGCCGTCGTTGGTGAATCGGGCTGTGGTAAATCCACGCTGGCACGTCAGCTTACCTTGATTGAAGAGCCCAGCTCTGGGCACTTGGTGATTGATGGAGTTGATATTGCAACAGCCAACACCACATCGCTAAAAGCACTGCGCCCCAAAGTGCAGATGGTATTTCAGAACCCTTTTGCCAGCCTCAACCCACGCAAACAAATTGGCACGATGTTGGCCGAGCCCTTGCTACTGAATACCGATTTAAATGCAGAGCAACGCGAAGCGCGCGTGCGCGAAATGCTTAAAATCGTCGGCTTGCGCCCTGAGCATTATCACCGCTACCCGCATATGTTCTCCGGCGGGCAACGCCAGCGGATCGCCATTGCACGCGCGATGATGCTTAAACCAGCCGTGCTGGTTGCGGATGAACCCACTTCGGCGCTCGACGTGTCAATTCAGGCGCAAATTTTGAATCTGTTTATGGATTTGCAAGACGAGCTAGGCACTGCCTATGTGTTTGTCAGCCACAATCTAGCGGTGGTTGAGCACATCGCCGATGATGTGATGGTGATGTATTTTGGCAGCACGGTGGAATATGGCGATAAGAAAACCATTTTTGATCAGCCACTACATCCCTATACCCGTGCGCTGATGTCCGCTACGCCGGCTATTCGCCAGGAAGATCGCCGGGTCAAAATTAAATTAACCGGCGAATTGCCGTCGCCACTTAACCCACCAACTGGCTGCGCCTTTAGCACCCGGTGCCCGCACGCAAATGAGCGTTGCCAGAGCGAAACCCCGGTCTTGCGCCCCTTGGCAAACCGAATGATCGCCTGCCACCACGTGGAAACCATTGTGTAAGTGCAATCCTTGCTGCGGCCGTGCGCCGCAGCAATGCCACTGTCACGAAAGCATATTGGTACTCAGACGCTGAATTGACTATGCTTAAGAAGTCGCCCGCCTTAGTTTGAACATCATGTCTATCCTGCAATTTGCCCACAAAACCGCAGATCAGCTCAACGAAGAGCGCCTTGCCATGCTGATCGACATCGCCAAAGAACTCGAAGGCGAAGTGATTTTCCCCATCTGTTTTGACGCGTCGGTGCAAATTAGCACCGTTATGAAAAGTAAAACCGCCTCAATTCAACGCATTGCGCATGAAATTCAGAAAGACCCGCTGATTACGGCCAAAATCCTGAAACTGAGCAATTCGGTCGTTTATAACCCAATGGGCAAAATGATCGCGGAGCTCAATTCGGCCCTCACACGGGTTGGCATGGAAACCGCACGCTCAGTTGCACTCGCCTGTGCGATGCAGCAATTGATCCGCTCACGTGACCTCACCGCTTTTGATGAGCTTTCATCACGGCTATGGATTCATAGCCTGAAAACCTCGATGATTGCTCGGGTGATTGCCCGGCGCCTGACGCGCGTCAACCCAGAAGTTGCGATGCTCGCGGGGCTGGTACATGACTTAGGGGCTTTTTTCATG from Chitinibacter fontanus encodes:
- a CDS encoding ABC transporter ATP-binding protein, translating into MSLLEIRNLNVSFGSTAHPFHAVSGLDLTVNRGEIVGIVGESGSGKSVTMLAMMGLIDAPGRVTADQLQFNGQDLLNMKPAQKRQIIGKDIAMIFQDALTSLNPAYTVGYQLMETLRLHTPLRGAALKRRALELLEQVEIPDAKSRLDAYPHQLSGGMSQRVMIAMAIACEPKLLIADEPTTALDVTVQAQIMELLVNLQKQNDMALILITHDLAVVAEVAQRMVVMYAGEVVESSATETLFACPRHPYTQALLSSIPEHSKGARRLSTLAGVVPGQYDRPQGCLLSPRCPYAKESCHTSKPALLPLAGTNVRCFTPLDANGIPTHE
- a CDS encoding HDOD domain-containing protein → MSILQFAHKTADQLNEERLAMLIDIAKELEGEVIFPICFDASVQISTVMKSKTASIQRIAHEIQKDPLITAKILKLSNSVVYNPMGKMIAELNSALTRVGMETARSVALACAMQQLIRSRDLTAFDELSSRLWIHSLKTSMIARVIARRLTRVNPEVAMLAGLVHDLGAFFMLDRAGRYPELIERPKTVEYLVAQWHESVGNILLDSLGLPEEIVAAVNELDQPRNFIETPRTLSDVVYIANLFAGGFEEMRKLDIPNLQEPKELSYAKYTDLSAEMEEACQEMISLF
- a CDS encoding peptide ABC transporter ATP-binding protein; amino-acid sequence: MNNPNLATENIILEAKALSRHYAVSKGFLKGHATVKALNDVSFKLAAGKTLAVVGESGCGKSTLARQLTLIEEPSSGHLVIDGVDIATANTTSLKALRPKVQMVFQNPFASLNPRKQIGTMLAEPLLLNTDLNAEQREARVREMLKIVGLRPEHYHRYPHMFSGGQRQRIAIARAMMLKPAVLVADEPTSALDVSIQAQILNLFMDLQDELGTAYVFVSHNLAVVEHIADDVMVMYFGSTVEYGDKKTIFDQPLHPYTRALMSATPAIRQEDRRVKIKLTGELPSPLNPPTGCAFSTRCPHANERCQSETPVLRPLANRMIACHHVETIV
- a CDS encoding ABC transporter permease subunit, with product MNTSIPSTPNLDQDAGGALSYPSPLKEFWQSFSSNRGALVALIFFLALVLAALFAPWLAPHSPIEQYRDALLTPPAWVHGGSWQYILGTDELGRDILSRLMHGARLSLMIGVVSVVLSLLPGIVLGLLAAFYPKLLGNGIMRLMDIMLALPSLLLAVAVVAVLGPGLINTMLAIAIVSLPSYVRLARASAMTELNKDYVVASRLAGAGKLRLMFNTVLPNCMAPLIVQGTLGFSSAILDAAALGFLGLGAQPPLPEWGTMLASARDYIDSAWWVVTMPGVTILLTVVALNLLGDGLRDALDPKLKKLA